A DNA window from Acinetobacter sp. 10FS3-1 contains the following coding sequences:
- a CDS encoding FeoA family protein encodes MRLSDLKAKQTAIIRKVNRTMDSQQASHDVVANRLETLGFIPGTQVQVITKGIFGGDPILIQVGFTRFALRKSEAAKIEIEQGVSA; translated from the coding sequence GTGCGTTTGTCAGATTTAAAAGCAAAACAGACTGCCATCATTCGAAAAGTCAATCGAACGATGGACAGTCAGCAAGCCTCTCATGATGTGGTTGCAAACCGCTTGGAGACTTTAGGCTTTATACCGGGCACACAGGTTCAAGTGATTACCAAAGGTATTTTCGGAGGAGACCCGATCCTGATTCAGGTCGGCTTTACACGTTTTGCTTTACGTAAATCGGAAGCAGCTAAAATTGAAATTGAGCAGGGAGTTTCAGCATGA
- the xerD gene encoding site-specific tyrosine recombinase XerD: protein MLNKKPRIPAPVQIPDQYSFLQGFRDYLIAQTVSPHTRNAYLSDLLQCADCLAKPLPEWTHDDISEVLVALTKQQKSPRSIARCLSALRSFYKFLREQKLRNDNPVAGHKTPKLGRALPQDLSEADVEALIHAPDINTALGLRDRAMFEVLYACGLRVTELINLRLELINLKQGYLRIVGKGNKERLVPMGQVACEWVETYLQDARPQLYKTATDYLFLTQHGGIMSRQNFWYAIKRYALQAGIQAELSPHTLRHAFATHLLNHGADLRVVQMLLGHSDLSTTQIYTHVAQIRMQQLHATHHPRA, encoded by the coding sequence ATGCTGAATAAAAAACCCCGTATTCCTGCGCCTGTGCAGATTCCTGATCAATATAGCTTTTTACAAGGTTTCCGGGATTATCTGATTGCGCAGACCGTCAGTCCACATACGCGTAATGCCTACCTGTCCGATCTGCTACAGTGTGCCGACTGTCTCGCCAAACCTTTACCAGAATGGACACATGACGATATTTCCGAGGTTCTGGTGGCACTCACCAAACAGCAAAAAAGTCCGCGTTCGATTGCGCGCTGCTTATCTGCCTTGCGTTCTTTTTATAAATTTCTACGTGAACAGAAACTCAGAAATGATAATCCGGTTGCTGGCCATAAAACCCCTAAATTAGGTCGAGCCTTGCCCCAAGATCTATCCGAAGCCGATGTTGAAGCCTTAATTCATGCACCCGATATCAATACTGCTTTAGGTCTGCGCGATCGGGCCATGTTTGAGGTTTTGTATGCTTGCGGTTTACGGGTTACCGAACTGATTAACCTGCGTCTTGAGCTGATTAACCTGAAACAGGGCTATTTACGTATTGTCGGCAAAGGCAATAAAGAGCGTCTAGTGCCGATGGGACAAGTGGCCTGTGAATGGGTCGAAACCTATCTGCAAGATGCCCGTCCGCAACTCTATAAGACGGCTACCGATTACCTGTTTCTGACCCAGCATGGCGGGATCATGAGCCGGCAAAACTTCTGGTATGCAATTAAGCGCTATGCTTTGCAGGCCGGAATTCAGGCTGAGCTATCGCCGCATACGTTGCGCCATGCCTTTGCCACCCATTTACTCAATCATGGTGCAGACTTGCGGGTGGTGCAAATGCTGCTGGGGCATAGCGACTTGTCGACCACCCAGATTTATACTCATGTCGCGCAGATCCGTATGCAGCAATTACATGCCACTCACCATCCACGGGCCTAG
- a CDS encoding DsbC family protein: protein MTFARTKLFIACVLASGLGLSACSNSDNEQKKQDNLTASAPATGEASTLSERNAQQRLLSTLEKHFKTAGISAKITDIKATEVPNLSWVSLEGMAPVYVTNDGKYLIQGDVIRLGSKQLYNVSENLQAGVNQKILAELETKDLLVYPAKTKTKHVIYVFTDVSCPYCHKFHEQMDEMNSKGIEVRYIAWPRGEQHMPAMEAIWCSKDRHAAFDQAIAGGQIPSASCQNPVKDQYQMGLNMGVNGTPGVYSAEGVYLGGYMSTSELLKRLK, encoded by the coding sequence ATGACATTTGCCCGTACCAAACTTTTTATCGCATGTGTACTTGCTAGCGGTTTAGGACTCAGTGCATGTTCTAATTCCGACAATGAACAAAAAAAGCAGGACAATCTGACCGCAAGTGCACCAGCGACGGGCGAAGCCTCTACCCTGAGTGAGCGTAATGCACAGCAGCGTCTGCTTTCAACGCTTGAAAAGCATTTTAAAACCGCAGGTATCAGTGCCAAGATCACAGATATTAAAGCCACTGAAGTTCCTAATCTGTCCTGGGTCAGTCTAGAAGGGATGGCGCCAGTATATGTAACAAATGACGGCAAATACCTGATTCAGGGCGATGTCATCCGTCTTGGAAGCAAGCAGCTCTACAATGTCAGTGAAAACCTGCAAGCCGGCGTCAATCAAAAAATCCTGGCCGAACTGGAAACCAAAGATCTGCTGGTCTATCCTGCCAAGACCAAAACCAAGCACGTGATTTATGTATTTACCGATGTCAGCTGCCCGTATTGTCATAAATTCCATGAGCAGATGGATGAAATGAACAGCAAAGGCATTGAGGTGCGTTATATTGCCTGGCCACGTGGAGAGCAGCATATGCCAGCCATGGAAGCCATCTGGTGTAGCAAAGACCGTCATGCTGCTTTTGATCAAGCCATTGCAGGCGGACAGATTCCATCGGCATCCTGTCAGAACCCTGTGAAAGACCAATATCAGATGGGTCTGAATATGGGCGTCAATGGCACACCGGGCGTATACAGTGCTGAAGGGGTTTATCTCGGGGGCTATATGAGTACATCCGAGTTATTAAAGCGGCTTAAATAA
- a CDS encoding homoserine dehydrogenase, whose translation MKPVRLAILGLGTVGGGALKLLKENAAEIKRRTGREIQITHVGTRRPRTDLDLPESVKQSADLLDIVRQADVDVVVEVMGGIHPAYEVIMEAMKHGKHIVTANKALLAEHGNELFKAAEDNAVQIAYEAAVAGGIPIIKVIREGLAANKIDWLAGIINGTGNFILSEMREKGRAFADVLKEAQELGYAEADPTFDVEGIDAAHKLTILASCAFGIPLQFDKVFTEGISKITAQDVKYAEDLGFRIKHLGIARRTEAGVELRVHPTLIPKEELLANVNGVKNAVLVHANAVGPTLYYGAGAGAGPTASAVIADVVDIVRDISYTEDGAGTIPQLAFENLTDLPILSREEMTTGYYIRINAEDQMGVLADVTTILSRAGISIDAILQQSRLKDLIPIVILTDPVKEAKMDDALKQIQALPAIHGEIVRIRLESLDN comes from the coding sequence GTGAAACCAGTTCGTCTGGCAATCCTCGGTCTTGGTACTGTGGGTGGTGGTGCCCTTAAACTATTAAAAGAAAATGCTGCTGAGATTAAACGTCGCACCGGTCGTGAAATTCAAATTACCCATGTCGGTACGCGTCGCCCACGTACTGACCTGGACTTGCCTGAATCAGTCAAGCAGAGTGCTGATTTGCTGGACATTGTCCGTCAAGCTGATGTCGATGTGGTGGTGGAAGTCATGGGCGGTATCCACCCTGCCTATGAAGTCATCATGGAAGCCATGAAACATGGCAAGCATATTGTCACAGCCAACAAAGCCCTCTTGGCTGAACATGGAAATGAACTCTTTAAAGCAGCTGAAGACAATGCCGTACAAATTGCTTATGAGGCTGCGGTTGCTGGTGGCATTCCGATTATCAAAGTGATTCGTGAAGGTCTGGCAGCCAATAAAATTGACTGGTTAGCAGGTATTATTAACGGTACAGGCAACTTCATTTTAAGTGAAATGCGGGAAAAAGGTCGTGCCTTTGCCGACGTACTTAAAGAAGCACAAGAACTCGGTTATGCTGAAGCTGATCCGACCTTTGACGTAGAAGGGATTGATGCGGCACATAAACTGACAATTCTTGCTTCATGTGCATTTGGTATTCCGCTCCAGTTTGACAAGGTTTTTACTGAAGGAATCAGCAAAATCACGGCGCAAGACGTCAAGTATGCTGAAGACCTGGGCTTTCGTATCAAACACCTCGGGATTGCACGTCGTACAGAAGCCGGGGTTGAGCTGCGTGTGCATCCAACCCTGATTCCAAAAGAAGAACTGCTGGCCAATGTCAATGGCGTGAAGAATGCGGTACTGGTACATGCCAATGCAGTAGGCCCAACGCTCTATTATGGTGCTGGTGCGGGCGCAGGCCCAACAGCCTCTGCGGTGATCGCAGACGTTGTTGATATTGTACGGGATATTTCCTATACCGAAGATGGTGCGGGTACCATTCCGCAACTGGCTTTTGAAAATCTGACCGATCTGCCGATTTTAAGCCGTGAAGAAATGACCACTGGCTATTACATCCGGATCAATGCCGAAGACCAGATGGGTGTACTGGCTGATGTCACCACGATTTTAAGTCGTGCTGGAATCAGTATTGATGCCATCTTGCAACAGTCACGCTTAAAAGACCTGATTCCAATCGTGATCCTGACTGATCCAGTCAAGGAAGCAAAAATGGATGACGCCTTAAAACAAATTCAAGCGCTTCCTGCTATTCATGGCGAAATCGTACGAATTCGTTTAGAATCGTTGGATAACTAA
- the thrC gene encoding threonine synthase — MSNANRYTGLVDRYRDRLPVSATTKAISLGEGNTPLIKLENIPRIIGKNVEIYVKYEGLNPTGSFKDRGMTMAVTKAAEEGSKAIICASTGNTSAAAAAYAARAGMKAFVLIPEGKIAMGKMAQAMMYGAITMQIRGNFDDGMRLVKEIADKAPVTIVNSINPYRLQGQKTIAYEIVDELGRAPDYHCLPVGNAGNITAHWMGYTEAVANQPADQFEQVIYDAETDQFTGPKPAGLPTMVGYQASGAAPFLRGAPVADPETVATAIRIGNPQSWNHAKAVVRDSQGWFDELEDAEILEAQRLLSMYEGVFVEPASAASIGGAIRDIKAGKIAEGSVIVCTVTGNGLKDPDTAIKQCADAVMLSIDATLDQVRDSILSNM, encoded by the coding sequence ATGTCGAATGCCAATCGTTATACTGGTTTAGTTGACCGCTATCGCGACCGCTTACCAGTGTCTGCAACTACTAAAGCCATTTCTTTGGGTGAAGGTAATACGCCACTGATTAAGCTTGAGAATATTCCACGCATTATTGGCAAAAATGTTGAAATTTATGTGAAGTACGAGGGCTTAAACCCGACTGGTTCATTTAAAGACCGTGGTATGACCATGGCAGTCACAAAAGCTGCTGAAGAAGGTTCAAAAGCCATTATTTGTGCTTCTACAGGGAATACCTCTGCTGCCGCTGCTGCTTATGCAGCCCGTGCTGGCATGAAAGCCTTTGTATTAATCCCGGAAGGCAAAATTGCCATGGGTAAAATGGCGCAAGCCATGATGTATGGTGCGATTACCATGCAAATCCGCGGTAACTTCGATGACGGTATGCGTCTGGTCAAAGAAATTGCCGATAAAGCCCCAGTAACCATCGTTAACTCGATTAACCCGTACCGTTTACAGGGCCAGAAAACGATTGCTTATGAAATTGTCGATGAACTGGGCCGTGCACCTGACTACCACTGCCTGCCAGTCGGTAATGCGGGTAATATTACCGCGCACTGGATGGGCTATACCGAAGCCGTTGCCAACCAGCCTGCAGATCAGTTTGAGCAAGTGATTTATGATGCTGAAACGGATCAGTTCACAGGTCCAAAACCGGCAGGCTTGCCGACTATGGTAGGCTACCAGGCTTCTGGGGCAGCTCCATTCCTGCGTGGTGCACCTGTTGCTGATCCTGAAACGGTTGCAACAGCAATCCGTATCGGTAATCCACAAAGCTGGAACCATGCCAAAGCAGTCGTACGTGATTCTCAGGGCTGGTTCGACGAACTGGAAGATGCAGAAATTCTTGAAGCACAGCGTTTACTTTCTATGTATGAAGGCGTATTTGTAGAGCCTGCTTCTGCTGCGTCTATTGGTGGTGCAATCCGTGACATCAAGGCAGGTAAAATTGCTGAAGGTTCTGTGATTGTCTGCACAGTGACTGGTAATGGCCTGAAAGACCCAGATACCGCAATCAAGCAGTGTGCTGATGCGGTGATGCTGTCGATTGATGCTACATTAGACCAGGTTCGTGATTCGATTCTGTCTAATATGTAA
- a CDS encoding serine hydrolase, with protein sequence MKKINKSLMQVLGLSTLLSISSISFAEIIMRSGTAEGGASSISWSSDEVNQLLNDDFSVAAEEPSPAGSATITTTLRQGGSVQPAVKSPRILDTNHNISQPSVNARAALVMDAQTGEVLYSKNTNTALPIASITKLMTAVVISDARLNMSEQITLQQADFSCSGCKSSSSSLRAGDSMNRAEALLFALMKSENPAAAALARTYPGGRSAFVAAMNSKAKELGMYSTRFLESTGLHPGNIASARDLGILVNTASQYGLIRQFSTTPSYDFNLGYRVLKSNNTNALVRNGGWNINISKTGFINEAGRCVVMHTTLNNRPVAVVLLGANSSQARTNDATRLMTWVSSLPKRI encoded by the coding sequence GTGAAGAAAATAAACAAGTCTTTGATGCAGGTATTGGGACTTTCTACGTTGCTCAGCATAAGTTCGATAAGCTTTGCTGAAATCATTATGCGTTCCGGTACGGCAGAGGGCGGAGCCAGTAGTATCAGCTGGTCTTCAGATGAAGTAAACCAGCTGCTGAATGACGACTTTAGTGTGGCTGCAGAAGAGCCTAGCCCGGCAGGCTCAGCGACCATCACCACTACCTTGCGTCAGGGTGGGAGTGTTCAGCCGGCTGTAAAAAGTCCTCGGATTCTGGATACCAATCATAATATTAGCCAGCCTAGCGTGAATGCGCGTGCGGCCTTGGTCATGGATGCTCAAACCGGGGAGGTGCTTTATAGTAAAAACACCAATACGGCTCTTCCAATTGCTTCGATTACCAAGCTGATGACTGCTGTGGTCATTTCAGATGCGCGTTTGAATATGTCTGAACAAATTACCTTGCAGCAAGCTGACTTTTCCTGTTCAGGCTGTAAAAGCTCCAGCTCGTCTTTAAGAGCGGGGGACAGCATGAACCGCGCCGAAGCTTTGCTATTTGCCTTGATGAAGTCAGAGAATCCGGCTGCGGCAGCCTTGGCACGTACCTATCCGGGTGGTCGTAGTGCATTTGTTGCGGCAATGAACAGCAAGGCCAAAGAGCTGGGCATGTACTCAACCCGCTTTTTAGAATCCACCGGCTTGCATCCTGGAAATATTGCCTCTGCGCGTGACCTCGGCATTCTGGTGAATACCGCTTCACAATATGGACTGATCCGTCAGTTCTCGACTACACCAAGCTATGATTTCAATCTGGGTTATCGCGTTTTGAAGTCAAACAATACCAATGCGCTGGTGCGTAATGGTGGCTGGAATATCAATATTTCTAAAACCGGCTTCATTAATGAAGCAGGACGCTGTGTGGTAATGCATACCACTTTGAACAACCGTCCGGTTGCAGTGGTCCTGTTGGGTGCAAACAGCTCCCAGGCACGTACCAATGATGCTACCCGTCTGATGACCTGGGTAAGCAGTTTACCAAAACGGATCTAA
- a CDS encoding response regulator codes for MITVLVVDDHELVRTGICRMLEDHADVQVIGQAESGEEAITLVRQHHPNVVLLDVNMPGIGGVETTRRLLQTAPDTKVLAVSGLAEEPYPSLLLKAGAKGYITKGAPVLEMVRAINKVMQGGKYFSADIAEQLASSYLSDTQQSPFDALSEREMQVAMMVVNCISAQEIADKLFVSVKTVNTYRYRIFEKLNIDSDVKLTHLAMRYGLIKP; via the coding sequence GTGATCACAGTGTTGGTTGTGGACGATCATGAATTAGTACGTACTGGGATTTGCAGAATGCTGGAAGACCATGCGGATGTCCAGGTCATTGGACAAGCTGAATCAGGTGAAGAAGCAATTACGCTGGTCCGTCAACATCATCCTAATGTCGTTCTGCTGGATGTGAATATGCCCGGGATTGGTGGGGTAGAAACCACACGTCGTTTGCTGCAAACTGCACCTGACACCAAAGTACTGGCAGTCAGTGGTCTGGCAGAAGAACCTTATCCTTCCCTGTTACTTAAAGCTGGGGCCAAAGGCTACATCACCAAAGGTGCTCCTGTACTGGAAATGGTTCGTGCCATCAACAAGGTAATGCAGGGCGGTAAATATTTTAGTGCCGATATTGCCGAGCAGCTGGCCAGCTCATATCTGTCAGATACTCAGCAATCGCCTTTTGATGCGCTCTCTGAACGGGAAATGCAGGTGGCGATGATGGTGGTCAATTGTATTAGCGCGCAGGAAATTGCCGATAAACTCTTTGTCAGCGTTAAAACTGTCAATACTTACCGTTACCGTATTTTTGAAAAGCTCAATATTGACAGTGATGTTAAACTGACCCACTTAGCCATGCGCTATGGCCTGATCAAGCCCTAG
- a CDS encoding sensor histidine kinase → MEPSHYSQLNQYHLGIWYGAYRLIISTGLLLIFLLTYPNLTADYQYPQLYYYALGIWVAVNAVQLFTLKFVRRWIQAQFILIFFTDVSVLSLLTLATNGPNLHIGLLFVIAIFSASLLLDAHKALFITLIAVISVIYQHFIGSIFAFSSLTNIGNSALLAFLFFVVYGSGQIAVRRFQILENLSFSQSLELYQLQNINRYILEQIETGYLVLDENYHVVLSNPAACHLLGIEPTYSQERFSLYHSQYDLFELVHFENLENGEQFQFESQQSRYNIHVQVQKLIVPHQTLILLVLQDAQKLNQKVQQLKLAALGQLSASIAHEIRNPLAAIVQANDLYQDSEKEQQHLLNQMISRQANRIDRIIQDTLSMVKNRETHPVMIHLNEFIPLFIQEDLADVADQIQLNSDTSLYIQFDEAQFRQILINLIRNAIRHNAADADHIQLNIHPYQHKVWIDIRDFGTGVDVPDQAKLFKPFYSTAINGTGLGLYLSHSFCEANQAQLNYIQQEQGACFRISCQRMIP, encoded by the coding sequence ATGGAACCTTCTCACTATTCACAGCTCAATCAATATCATCTGGGGATCTGGTATGGTGCTTATCGTCTGATTATCAGTACCGGTCTGCTGCTGATTTTTCTGCTGACCTATCCGAACCTGACAGCCGACTATCAGTATCCACAGCTCTATTATTATGCGCTGGGGATTTGGGTGGCGGTGAACGCGGTTCAGCTGTTCACGCTCAAATTTGTCCGGCGCTGGATTCAAGCCCAGTTTATTCTGATCTTTTTTACTGATGTTAGTGTACTCAGCCTGTTAACCCTGGCCACCAATGGTCCGAATCTGCATATCGGGCTATTGTTTGTCATTGCCATCTTTTCAGCTTCACTGCTACTGGATGCCCATAAGGCCTTATTTATCACACTTATTGCTGTAATTAGTGTGATTTATCAGCATTTTATTGGCAGCATTTTTGCCTTTTCTTCCTTAACCAATATCGGGAATAGTGCATTACTCGCTTTCCTGTTTTTTGTGGTCTATGGCAGTGGCCAGATTGCGGTCCGTCGCTTTCAAATTCTGGAGAATCTGAGCTTTTCCCAATCTCTTGAATTGTACCAGTTACAGAATATTAACCGCTATATTCTCGAGCAGATTGAAACCGGTTATCTAGTTCTGGATGAAAATTATCATGTGGTGCTGAGCAATCCAGCTGCCTGTCATCTGCTCGGCATAGAGCCTACCTATAGCCAAGAACGATTTTCACTCTATCATTCACAATATGACCTGTTTGAGTTGGTTCACTTTGAGAATCTGGAAAATGGGGAACAGTTCCAGTTCGAGTCCCAGCAAAGTCGCTATAACATTCATGTACAGGTACAAAAACTGATCGTTCCGCATCAGACCTTGATCCTGCTGGTTTTACAGGATGCGCAAAAGTTAAATCAAAAGGTGCAGCAATTAAAGCTTGCTGCGCTGGGGCAACTCTCGGCCAGCATCGCGCATGAAATCCGGAACCCTCTGGCTGCCATTGTACAGGCCAATGACCTCTATCAGGATTCAGAAAAAGAACAGCAGCATCTCCTGAACCAGATGATCAGCCGGCAGGCCAATCGGATTGACCGGATTATTCAGGACACCTTGAGCATGGTGAAAAACAGGGAAACGCATCCTGTCATGATTCATCTGAATGAATTCATTCCACTGTTTATTCAGGAAGATTTAGCCGATGTGGCTGATCAGATTCAGTTGAATAGCGATACGTCTCTTTATATTCAGTTTGATGAAGCCCAATTCCGTCAGATTCTGATTAACCTGATCCGTAATGCCATCCGGCACAATGCTGCCGATGCCGACCATATTCAATTGAATATTCATCCTTATCAGCATAAAGTATGGATTGATATCCGGGACTTTGGCACCGGTGTCGATGTACCGGATCAGGCGAAGTTATTCAAGCCTTTTTATAGCACCGCAATTAACGGTACCGGACTGGGACTGTATTTATCACATAGTTTTTGTGAAGCAAATCAGGCACAATTAAATTATATACAACAAGAACAAGGCGCATGCTTTCGCATTAGCTGCCAACGAATGATACCGTGA